The Gammaproteobacteria bacterium genome has a segment encoding these proteins:
- a CDS encoding tetratricopeptide repeat protein, whose amino-acid sequence MQSNCVESFRRQISLPDDNVDLLRAALLIGADEYPDLDVAHHVATLDTWAQEMGRRVAPDMDEQIQIRQLNNFLFRELGFRGNTGEYYDPRNSYINEVLERRRGIPISLSVVYMELGRRLGLDLMGVSFLGHFLVKLPYGDGEVVIDPYNRGISLSAEDLTNRLQGVFHVAIESPTPFLAAASNKHILIRMLANLKGIYQQLGKTTKIIAIITKILLVDPDRVREYRERGLMFNALECYNAALKDLQYYLRHAPDDDDTGVVRQLVFRLQEHHSRLN is encoded by the coding sequence ATGCAAAGTAATTGTGTAGAGTCGTTCCGCCGGCAGATCAGCCTGCCGGACGATAATGTGGATCTGCTGCGCGCGGCCCTGCTGATCGGTGCGGATGAGTATCCCGATCTGGATGTGGCGCACCATGTGGCCACGCTCGACACCTGGGCACAAGAGATGGGCAGGCGCGTCGCACCGGACATGGATGAGCAGATTCAGATCCGGCAACTGAACAATTTCCTGTTCAGGGAACTGGGTTTCCGCGGCAACACCGGCGAGTATTACGACCCGCGCAACAGTTACATTAACGAGGTGCTGGAGCGGCGTCGCGGGATACCTATTTCGCTGTCGGTGGTTTACATGGAACTGGGCCGGCGCTTAGGCCTTGATCTGATGGGTGTGTCCTTCCTGGGGCATTTCCTGGTCAAACTGCCGTATGGCGACGGGGAGGTGGTGATCGATCCCTATAACCGCGGCATCTCGCTGAGCGCGGAAGATCTCACAAACCGTCTGCAGGGCGTGTTCCATGTGGCTATCGAGTCGCCGACGCCATTCCTCGCCGCCGCCTCGAACAAACATATCCTCATCAGGATGCTGGCCAATCTCAAAGGGATTTATCAACAGCTGGGCAAGACGACCAAAATAATCGCCATCATCACCAAGATACTGCTGGTGGACCCCGACCGCGTCCGCGAATATCGCGAGCGCGGTCTGATGTTCAACGCCCTGGAGTGTTACAACGCCGCGCTCAAGGATTTGCAATATTATCTGCGCCACGCACCCGACGATGACGACACCGGCGTCGTGCGCCAGCTGGTGTTTCGCCTGCAGGAACACCACAGTCGGCTGAATTGA